Proteins found in one Balaenoptera ricei isolate mBalRic1 chromosome 18, mBalRic1.hap2, whole genome shotgun sequence genomic segment:
- the TEX30 gene encoding testis-expressed protein 30 isoform X1: protein MSHTEVKLKIPFGNKLLDAVCLVPNKSLTYGIILTHGASGDMNLPHLMSLASHLASHGFFSLRFTCKGLNIVHRIKAYKSVLNYLKTSGEYKLAGVFLGGRSMGSRAAASVMCHIEPGDADNFVRGLICISYPLHHPKQQHKLRDEDLFRIKDPVLFVSGSADEMCEKNLLEKVAQKMQAPNKIHWIEKASHSMAVKGRSTNDVFKEINTQILFWIQEITEMDKK from the exons atgaGTCATACAGAG gttaaattaaaaataccttttgGAAATAAATTACTAGATGCTGTTTGTTTGGTACCTAACAAGAGCTTAACATATGGAATAATTCTTACACATGGAGCATCAGGAGATATGAATCTTCCTCATTTGATGTCACTGGCATCCCATCTTGCATCTCATGGTTTTTTTAGCCTGAGATTTACCTGTAAAGGCCTTAATATTGTACATAGAATTAAGGCATATAAATCAGTTTTG AATTACCTAAAGACCTCAGGAGAATACAAACTTGCAGGTGTTTTCCTTGGAG GTCGTTCAATGGGCTCAAGAGCAGCTGCTTCTGTAATGTGTCATATTGagccaggtgatgctgataatTTTGTTCGAGGTCTCATTTGTATTTCCTATCCACTGCACCATCCAAAGCAGCAGCATAAACTTAGAGATGAAGATCTCTTTCGTATAAAAGATCCTGTACTGTTTGTGTCAGGCTCAGCAGATGAAATGTGTGAAAAG aacTTGTTGGAGAAAGTGGCACAGAAAATGCAAGCTCCTAATAAAATCCACTGGATTGAGAAAGCAAGTcattccatggcagtgaaaggaCGGTCAACAaatgatgttttcaaagaaataaatacacagatTTTGTTTTGGATCCAGGAAATCACTGAAATGGACAAGAAATAA
- the TEX30 gene encoding testis-expressed protein 30 isoform X2, producing the protein MNLPHLMSLASHLASHGFFSLRFTCKGLNIVHRIKAYKSVLNYLKTSGEYKLAGVFLGGRSMGSRAAASVMCHIEPGDADNFVRGLICISYPLHHPKQQHKLRDEDLFRIKDPVLFVSGSADEMCEKNLLEKVAQKMQAPNKIHWIEKASHSMAVKGRSTNDVFKEINTQILFWIQEITEMDKK; encoded by the exons ATGAATCTTCCTCATTTGATGTCACTGGCATCCCATCTTGCATCTCATGGTTTTTTTAGCCTGAGATTTACCTGTAAAGGCCTTAATATTGTACATAGAATTAAGGCATATAAATCAGTTTTG AATTACCTAAAGACCTCAGGAGAATACAAACTTGCAGGTGTTTTCCTTGGAG GTCGTTCAATGGGCTCAAGAGCAGCTGCTTCTGTAATGTGTCATATTGagccaggtgatgctgataatTTTGTTCGAGGTCTCATTTGTATTTCCTATCCACTGCACCATCCAAAGCAGCAGCATAAACTTAGAGATGAAGATCTCTTTCGTATAAAAGATCCTGTACTGTTTGTGTCAGGCTCAGCAGATGAAATGTGTGAAAAG aacTTGTTGGAGAAAGTGGCACAGAAAATGCAAGCTCCTAATAAAATCCACTGGATTGAGAAAGCAAGTcattccatggcagtgaaaggaCGGTCAACAaatgatgttttcaaagaaataaatacacagatTTTGTTTTGGATCCAGGAAATCACTGAAATGGACAAGAAATAA
- the TEX30 gene encoding testis-expressed protein 30 isoform X3, with amino-acid sequence MSHTEVKLKIPFGNKLLDAVCLVPNKSLTYGIILTHGASGDMNLPHLMSLASHLASHGFFSLRFTCKGLNIVHRIKAYKSVLNYLKTSGEYKLAGVFLGELVGESGTENASS; translated from the exons atgaGTCATACAGAG gttaaattaaaaataccttttgGAAATAAATTACTAGATGCTGTTTGTTTGGTACCTAACAAGAGCTTAACATATGGAATAATTCTTACACATGGAGCATCAGGAGATATGAATCTTCCTCATTTGATGTCACTGGCATCCCATCTTGCATCTCATGGTTTTTTTAGCCTGAGATTTACCTGTAAAGGCCTTAATATTGTACATAGAATTAAGGCATATAAATCAGTTTTG AATTACCTAAAGACCTCAGGAGAATACAAACTTGCAGGTGTTTTCCTTGGAG aacTTGTTGGAGAAAGTGGCACAGAAAATGCAAGCTCCTAA